GCCAAAGTTGAAGCGTTTTTAACTTCGAAACCTACGGTAGCAACACCATTGGTTGGATTTGGGTAAACATTGAAAGAAGACGTATTGATTGCCTCTTCAATTCCAACAAATTGTGCATTCATTTTTTTGGTTTCTTCTGAACCGAAGCTTCCACCTTGAAGAAGCACGTTTCCGCTTCCGTCGAGAACCTGATAGCTACCATTTCCATAGTCGCAGCACATACCATCGCCGTAACCATCAGAAACAACAAATTTGTAGCAATCAGTAGCAGGAAGAGTTACAGTAACATCTGCCTGAGCATACTCACCAACTGCAGATTGGTCGGTATAAGGACCACCTGAACCACCGGCAACAACTGCGTTATTACCTTTTCTGATTTTCCAGGTAGTTTCAGAACCGTATTGGTCGGTAGTGATTTTTACAGTTACGGTTTGTGAAGTTACCACAGGAGCCATTGAAATAGCACCGGTAGTACTGTTGTTTGTAGCAATCACATCATTTGGAGTAGTGATGGCAAAATCAATATTTGCATCTGCTGCAAGCAAAGTGTTTCCAACAGTAACAGTAGCTTCCTGGAATTGCAAAAGGTTACCGGACCAATCGTAAGAAGCAACCTGAGTTCCATTATTAGACGCTACGATAGTTGCTGCAGTAAGCGGATCTACACCTTTGTTTTGGATTTTAACTTTCAGGTCAACAGCACTGCAGGTGGCAGCATCACCAACGTAACTAATCAATTCAGCATCGATTGGGTTAGTGCAGGCCATAGCATTGGTATGGTGTTGCTCGGCTGTCCAGTAGGCCATAACTTCTGATGGACTGATATGCCATACTTTTTTGGAAGGACAAATCATGTAAAGGGTTGGGAAGAATCCGATATCCAAGGCGTTGGCTGCGGTAGCATCGTCGCAAATTGGATAAGGAGTTCCGGCAATCCAGTCACCTTGAGAAAAACCATCGTAACCCTGACTGGTAGTAGTACCTTGCAATTGAGCCAAAGAGTTGGTAGATTCACCTTCGATAAAGAAAACCATCACTTCATTGGTACCTGCAGGTCCGTAGGTGTTATAAAGTTCTTCCAGGATACCGGTTTGGTGAAAACCCCAGCATGGTCCGCACCAAGCTGCTGATACATCAATAAAAACAGTTTTACCGGAATTTAAAATGGTGTACAGGTTATACTGATTTCCATTTAAATCGGTTAGGTTTAAATCCGGACAGGTGGTTCCATTCGCCATCTGAGCCGAAGCATTGCTACCAATACCAAGGGCAATTGCAGCAATAGACAAAATTTTGTAAAATTTTTTCATTTAATGAAGTGATTTGTGAAACAGTGCTCAAATGTATGAATTTTACTTTTTGATTATTTATATTTATATTTGCCATCTTAATTAGATTATGAAAAAACTTTTACTTTCCCTTTCAGCCATCTTTGCATTTGGCTTTACTACCTATTCACAAGACAGTTTTTTATTAGAGGATATCGATGCCGTAGTGTCTGGAACGGCCAATCAATCGATGGAAAGTTATGTTACCTTAATTAACACCCAAGCTTATCAAATTACAGTTGGTGCAAAGCGCAAAGTAATTTCTGCTGTTGCCGGTTCAACCAACTTTTTCTGTTGGGATGTTTGTTATCTTGCACAAGTTGATAGTTCGTCGGGCGAATTAACAATTGGTGCTCACGATACCTTGTATAATTTTTACGGGCACTACAACGGAGAAGGTAACCAAGGAATATGTGTTATTGAATATTGCTTTTTCGATATCGACTTTCCTGCCGATTCGGCCTGTTACCGTGCCAATTACTATGGTGGTGTTACCGGAATCGAAACCCTGGAATCGGCTAAAGAAGGAGCCGTATTGTATCCTAATCCCACTCAAGGACAAGCCACTTTGAAGTACAAATCTTTACCTAATGAATCGTATTCCTTTGCCTTGGTTAACATGATGGGACAAGCAGTGAAAACAACGGAATTGCAATCTGGATTTGATGGGGAAATTCCAATGGACTTATCCTCTGTCGCTTCCGGAATTTACACCTACCAATTGTGCAGAAACGGCCAATCGGTTACTTCCGGAAAAATTGCTTTAAAGAATTAGGCTTTATCTAAAAGTTGCTGAACCAAGGTAGGAACTCCCTCCCCTGCTTTTTCTTGCAGGATGGTGAGGTTTTCGATGCGTCCTACGTTTTGAGGATTCGGATCTACCAGGTACTTGGGAATTTGACGTTCGGCATAGGCTAACAATCCGGCAGCTGGATACACATTAAGAGAGGTTCCAATGACGATTAACACGTCGGCAACGGCTACCAGACTCATAGCGTTATCCATCATAGGTACGGCTTCACCAAACCAAACAATGTGTGGTCGGAGTTGAGAACCCAATTCACACCTATCGCCCATTTTTAATTCCCAACCGGCTAAATCATAGACGAGAGAAGACTTTACCGTGCTTCTTACTTTACGAATTTCACCGTGAAGGTGCAACACTTTCTTACTTCCGGCCCGTTCGTGCAAATCATCGATGTTTTGTGTAATAATGTGAACATCGTATTTTTTTTCCAATTTCACCAGCGCCAGGTGGGCCTGGTTGGGTTTGGCCTCCAATACTTGTTTGCGGCGAAGGTTATAAAATTCGTTTACCAAGGCAGGATCTTTGCTCCAGGCCTGAGGGGTTGCTACCTCTTCAATTCGGTAATTCTCCCATAATCCATCGCTGTCTCTGAAGGTTTTTAGTCCGCTTTCGGCGCTAATTCCGGCTCCTGTAAATACAACAATTCGTTTTTTACCCATGGCTTATGCTTACAAAGTTAAGCATTGATCAGGTCTTTTCCAATATCTCTCCGAAAGTATTTCCCGTCATATTCAACCTGTTGGGCAGCAGAAATGGACTTTCCAACAGCCTCTTCTATGCTTGTACCAAATGCTGTCAAGGCCATTACCCTTCCACCATTGGTTTTTACAACTCCATCAGTTTCTTTAGTACCGGCATGAAAAACCAAAACCTCCTTTAAATCATCCCAGGCTTTCATCACCTTTCCTTTTTCGTATTCTTCCGGATAGCCTCCTGCTACCAGCATCACGGTTGTAGCTGTAAGTGGATTTACCTTCAGGTCGATGGTATGAAGTTGTTGGTTGGCAACTGCCAGGAAAAGTTCAACCAGATCATTTTCCAGGCGTGGAATAACCACTTCGGTTTCCGGATCACCCATGCGGCAATTGTATTCAATCACCTTGGGCTCTCCATCCACATTCATTAATCCAATAAAAATAAAGCCTTTGTAAGTGATACCATCCTTTTTTAAACCTTCAATGGTTGGAATAACAATTCGGTCTTCCAC
This genomic interval from Bacteroidia bacterium contains the following:
- a CDS encoding T9SS type A sorting domain-containing protein, coding for MKKFYKILSIAAIALGIGSNASAQMANGTTCPDLNLTDLNGNQYNLYTILNSGKTVFIDVSAAWCGPCWGFHQTGILEELYNTYGPAGTNEVMVFFIEGESTNSLAQLQGTTTSQGYDGFSQGDWIAGTPYPICDDATAANALDIGFFPTLYMICPSKKVWHISPSEVMAYWTAEQHHTNAMACTNPIDAELISYVGDAATCSAVDLKVKIQNKGVDPLTAATIVASNNGTQVASYDWSGNLLQFQEATVTVGNTLLAADANIDFAITTPNDVIATNNSTTGAISMAPVVTSQTVTVKITTDQYGSETTWKIRKGNNAVVAGGSGGPYTDQSAVGEYAQADVTVTLPATDCYKFVVSDGYGDGMCCDYGNGSYQVLDGSGNVLLQGGSFGSEETKKMNAQFVGIEEAINTSSFNVYPNPTNGVATVGFEVKNASTLAIEITNVAGQVVFKETKSVMPGAYIYPIDLTANASGLYFVKVATGDSNIVTKINLSK
- a CDS encoding T9SS type A sorting domain-containing protein gives rise to the protein MKKLLLSLSAIFAFGFTTYSQDSFLLEDIDAVVSGTANQSMESYVTLINTQAYQITVGAKRKVISAVAGSTNFFCWDVCYLAQVDSSSGELTIGAHDTLYNFYGHYNGEGNQGICVIEYCFFDIDFPADSACYRANYYGGVTGIETLESAKEGAVLYPNPTQGQATLKYKSLPNESYSFALVNMMGQAVKTTELQSGFDGEIPMDLSSVASGIYTYQLCRNGQSVTSGKIALKN
- a CDS encoding NAD-dependent deacylase, whose translation is MGKKRIVVFTGAGISAESGLKTFRDSDGLWENYRIEEVATPQAWSKDPALVNEFYNLRRKQVLEAKPNQAHLALVKLEKKYDVHIITQNIDDLHERAGSKKVLHLHGEIRKVRSTVKSSLVYDLAGWELKMGDRCELGSQLRPHIVWFGEAVPMMDNAMSLVAVADVLIVIGTSLNVYPAAGLLAYAERQIPKYLVDPNPQNVGRIENLTILQEKAGEGVPTLVQQLLDKA